In one window of Chloroflexota bacterium DNA:
- a CDS encoding Zn-ribbon domain-containing OB-fold protein produces MTHVYGVKPLQVGRHYEIDYIHSYGEVSDFFLGLKEKKLLATRCPKCGATWLPPRRDCGKCGAKTEWFEAPQEGKVHTFSVLHFSAEAFLHEVPFVLAYVELPGIDTVFLTRIKGCKPEEVYIGMPVRARFRRLVDWTPNDVWFEPI; encoded by the coding sequence TATGGCGTAAAGCCGCTTCAGGTGGGGCGGCACTACGAGATTGACTACATCCACTCCTACGGCGAGGTTAGCGATTTCTTCCTCGGCCTGAAGGAGAAGAAACTCCTGGCAACTCGGTGCCCCAAATGCGGCGCAACCTGGCTCCCGCCGCGCCGAGACTGCGGGAAGTGCGGCGCGAAAACCGAATGGTTTGAAGCCCCCCAAGAGGGCAAGGTGCACACCTTCTCGGTGCTCCATTTCTCTGCCGAAGCGTTCCTGCACGAAGTGCCGTTCGTCCTGGCCTACGTGGAACTTCCGGGGATAGACACCGTCTTTCTCACCCGCATCAAGGGCTGCAAGCCCGAAGAAGTCTATATCGGTATGCCGGTGCGGGCGCGTTTCCGCCGACTGGTAGATTGGACGCCGAACGACGTCTGGTTTGAGCCGATTTAG